One window from the genome of Thermus sediminis encodes:
- the nfo gene encoding endonuclease IV — translation MSVRYGFHLSIAGKKGVAGALEEALALGLTALQIFAKSPRGWRARSLSPGEVEAFRALKEMAGGMPAAIHASYLVNLGAEGELWEKSVMSLADDLGKAALLGVEYVVVHPGSGDPRRIKEGALRALRLAGAKGRPTLLLENTAGGGEKAGSRFEELAWLLQDTPLQACLDTCHAFAAGYDVKGDPRGVLSALDRAVGLDRVPVVHLNDSVGGLGSRVDHHAHLLKGQIGEGLKGVLLDPRLEGRVFILETPRSPEEDAWNLGVLRGWLEEAAP, via the coding sequence ATGAGCGTCCGCTACGGGTTTCACCTATCCATCGCCGGCAAGAAGGGGGTGGCGGGGGCCCTCGAGGAGGCCCTGGCCCTGGGCCTCACCGCCCTCCAGATCTTCGCCAAAAGCCCCCGGGGCTGGAGGGCCAGGTCCCTCTCCCCAGGCGAGGTGGAGGCCTTCCGCGCCCTCAAGGAGATGGCGGGGGGGATGCCCGCGGCGATCCACGCCTCCTACCTGGTGAACCTAGGAGCGGAGGGGGAACTTTGGGAAAAGAGCGTGATGAGCCTGGCGGACGACCTGGGAAAGGCCGCCCTCCTGGGCGTGGAGTACGTGGTGGTCCACCCCGGCTCCGGGGACCCCAGGAGGATCAAGGAGGGGGCCCTAAGGGCCCTCCGCCTGGCCGGGGCCAAGGGGAGGCCCACCCTCCTCCTGGAGAACACCGCCGGAGGCGGGGAGAAGGCGGGAAGCCGCTTTGAGGAGCTGGCCTGGCTCCTCCAGGACACCCCCTTGCAGGCCTGCCTAGACACCTGCCACGCCTTCGCCGCCGGGTACGACGTGAAGGGGGACCCGAGAGGGGTCCTCTCCGCCCTGGACCGAGCGGTGGGGCTGGACCGGGTCCCCGTGGTCCATCTCAACGACTCTGTGGGGGGCCTGGGAAGCCGCGTAGACCACCACGCCCACCTCCTCAAGGGCCAGATCGGGGAAGGCCTCAAGGGGGTCCTCCTGGACCCCAGGCTCGAGGGCCGGGTCTTCATCCTGGAAACCCCGAGGAGCCCCGAGGAGGACGCCTGGAACCTGGGGGTCCTCCGCGGTTGGCTAGAGGAGGCCGCCCCCTAG
- a CDS encoding site-2 protease family protein — protein MIALLQQDPLAFALALLALLLSLSLHEWGHAYAAWRFGDGTARRLGRLTVNPLKHLDPLGTVLLLLVGFGWAKPVPVNPGAFRSYRLGLFVVSIAGIVINLLLAVLFALLVRGLFALDPSGVALAFQGDGRSPIGVLALAFFFASSINLVLAIFNLLPIPPLDGSKILQSFLPLSWHPFLWRLEQYAWLSFLLIFFVLRGPIQEVLRFARGVFFGFFFG, from the coding sequence ATGATCGCCCTCCTGCAGCAAGATCCCCTGGCCTTTGCCCTGGCCCTCCTGGCCCTTCTCCTCAGCCTATCCCTCCACGAGTGGGGCCACGCCTACGCCGCATGGCGCTTTGGGGACGGGACCGCTAGGCGCCTGGGCCGCCTCACCGTAAACCCCCTCAAGCACCTGGACCCCTTGGGCACGGTCCTCCTCCTCCTCGTGGGCTTTGGCTGGGCCAAGCCGGTGCCCGTCAACCCCGGGGCCTTCAGGAGCTACCGTCTGGGCCTCTTCGTGGTGTCCATCGCGGGGATCGTCATCAACCTCCTCCTCGCCGTCCTCTTCGCCCTCCTGGTGCGGGGGCTTTTTGCCCTGGACCCCTCGGGCGTGGCCCTCGCCTTCCAAGGCGATGGGCGTTCCCCCATAGGGGTCCTGGCCCTGGCCTTTTTCTTCGCCAGCAGCATCAACCTGGTCCTGGCGATCTTCAACCTCCTGCCCATCCCCCCCTTGGACGGGTCCAAGATCCTGCAAAGCTTCCTCCCCCTCTCCTGGCACCCCTTCCTCTGGCGGCTTGAGCAGTACGCCTGGCTCTCCTTCCTCCTCATCTTCTTCGTGCTCCGGGGGCCCATCCAGGAGGTGCTCCGTTTCGCGCGCGGGGTCTTCTTCGGCTTTTTCTTCGGATAG
- a CDS encoding zinc metalloprotease, whose amino-acid sequence MGLLPLLNDPSVFLVAFAFAALGLVIHNLFQAFWADRYGETAPRRYGFLSLDPRVHLEPFGLILLLLLGFGWPRFVPTNLPGRKGAAVALMGPLGFFFAAFLYGLLARFLPYPFGEGLFAAQRLMLLHAAIYLFPVPPLDGAKALYAVGSLEARRFLDRLAAYGPLGFILIFLVLSFTGVTASVVQGLSGLLSAVYRVFGL is encoded by the coding sequence ATGGGACTCTTGCCTCTCCTCAATGACCCCTCGGTCTTCTTGGTCGCCTTCGCCTTCGCCGCCCTGGGCCTGGTGATCCACAACCTCTTCCAGGCCTTTTGGGCGGACCGTTACGGGGAGACCGCCCCCCGGCGCTACGGCTTCCTCTCCTTGGACCCGAGGGTGCACCTGGAGCCCTTCGGCCTGATCCTCCTCCTCCTTTTGGGCTTTGGCTGGCCCCGCTTTGTGCCCACGAACCTTCCCGGGCGGAAGGGGGCCGCGGTGGCCTTGATGGGGCCTCTGGGCTTTTTCTTCGCCGCCTTCCTCTACGGCCTCCTGGCCCGTTTTCTGCCCTATCCCTTCGGGGAAGGCCTCTTCGCCGCCCAGCGCCTCATGCTCCTCCACGCCGCCATCTACCTCTTTCCCGTGCCCCCCCTAGACGGGGCCAAGGCCCTTTATGCCGTGGGGAGCCTCGAGGCCCGGCGCTTTCTGGATCGCCTGGCGGCTTATGGCCCCCTGGGCTTTATCCTCATCTTCCTGGTGCTTTCCTTTACCGGGGTCACCGCCTCCGTGGTCCAGGGGCTTTCCGGCCTCCTTAGCGCCGTCTATCGGGTCTTCGGCCTATGA
- a CDS encoding septal ring lytic transglycosylase RlpA family protein has product MRLLALIPFLLALSLGQSYTVKRGDTLYRIARAHGLSVAELMRLNGLTSERIYPGQVLRVGQGAPPERRFLQEGLAVWYGPGFHGRRTASGEVYDQNALTAAHPSLPFGTRVRVTNPKNGRSVVVRINDRGPFGGRYIIDLSYAAAKAIGALSATWVHLEVLE; this is encoded by the coding sequence ATGCGCCTTCTGGCCCTGATCCCCTTCCTTCTGGCCCTCAGCCTGGGCCAAAGCTACACGGTGAAAAGGGGGGACACCCTCTACCGCATCGCCAGGGCCCACGGCCTCAGCGTGGCGGAGCTCATGCGCTTAAACGGCCTCACCTCGGAGCGCATCTACCCGGGCCAGGTCCTGAGGGTGGGGCAGGGGGCGCCTCCGGAAAGGCGCTTCCTCCAGGAAGGCCTCGCCGTCTGGTACGGCCCCGGCTTCCACGGCAGGAGGACGGCCAGCGGCGAGGTCTACGATCAAAACGCCCTCACCGCCGCCCACCCCAGCCTCCCCTTCGGCACCCGGGTGCGGGTCACCAACCCCAAAAACGGCCGGAGCGTGGTGGTGCGCATCAATGACCGAGGTCCCTTTGGGGGGAGGTACATCATTGACCTCTCCTACGCCGCCGCCAAGGCCATCGGGGCCCTCTCCGCCACCTGGGTGCACCTAGAGGTCTTGGAATGA